Proteins from a single region of Chryseobacterium sp. W4I1:
- the bla-A gene encoding CGA/CIA family class A beta-lactamase, which translates to MKKIGLFFLLISSLAVAQKSALEQKINSITEGKKATVGISVLGFENNFKYSKNGDKQLPTLSVFKFHIACAVLDLVDQKKLSLDQKIFIKKSDLLEDTWSPFQEKHPEGNIEVPLREVIDYTVALSDNNLCDLLLKLIGGTQTVQKFMDSKGVTGFQIKYNEQEMHTKNWNALYENYSTPNSAILVLKKFYDGKLLSKRSTNFLMEIMIGTKTGTNKIVEQLPKNTPVAHKTGASGKNNDGLTIAENDIGIITLPNGKHYAIAVFISNSMETNAVNCRMVSDISKAVWDDFNK; encoded by the coding sequence ATGAAAAAAATAGGACTTTTCTTTCTTCTGATTTCATCGCTGGCAGTAGCTCAGAAATCGGCTTTGGAGCAAAAAATAAACTCTATCACAGAAGGCAAAAAAGCAACAGTAGGAATTTCAGTTCTTGGCTTTGAGAATAATTTTAAATACAGTAAAAACGGAGACAAACAGCTTCCTACTTTAAGTGTTTTTAAGTTTCATATTGCCTGTGCAGTTTTAGATCTTGTAGACCAGAAGAAACTTTCTCTGGATCAGAAAATTTTCATTAAAAAATCTGATCTTTTGGAAGATACATGGTCTCCGTTTCAGGAAAAACATCCTGAAGGAAATATTGAAGTTCCATTACGTGAGGTGATAGACTATACGGTAGCATTAAGTGACAATAATCTTTGTGATCTACTGTTGAAGCTTATCGGAGGAACCCAAACTGTTCAAAAATTCATGGATTCCAAGGGAGTTACCGGTTTCCAGATCAAGTATAATGAGCAGGAAATGCACACAAAAAACTGGAATGCTTTGTATGAAAATTACAGTACACCGAATTCTGCCATTCTGGTTCTAAAAAAATTCTACGACGGAAAGCTTCTTTCTAAAAGATCTACAAATTTCCTGATGGAGATCATGATCGGAACAAAAACCGGAACGAATAAAATTGTTGAACAGTTACCAAAAAATACTCCGGTTGCGCATAAAACCGGTGCTTCAGGAAAGAATAATGATGGTCTTACGATTGCAGAAAACGATATAGGAATCATCACACTTCCAAACGGAAAACATTATGCAATTGCCGTATTTATAAGCAATTCCATGGAAACAAATGCAGTGAACTGCAGAATGGTTTCAGATATTTCCAAGGCGGTCTGGGATGATTTTAATAAGTAA
- a CDS encoding Gfo/Idh/MocA family protein encodes MLKAGLVGAGHLGKIHLRLLNQSDKYELVGFHDKDIENGKKIEAEFGYKYFENFDDLLDQIDMLDIVTPTVYHYDYALKAIEKKLHFFIEKPVTQTLEQAEEILHKCQENGIKAQVGHVERYNPAFIATKEYIQNPMFIEIHRLAEFNPRGTDVSVVLDLMIHDLDILLSMAKSKVKNIHASGVCVVSKTPDIANARIEFENGCVANLTTSRISMKAMRKSRFFQKDAYISVDFLEKKAEVIRMKDAPEHPTPFDMIIENADGEKNQILFEYPDIQPNNAILDELNSFADAITDGKNVEVSLADGTEALKVALEIVKLIS; translated from the coding sequence ATGTTAAAAGCAGGTTTGGTAGGTGCCGGACATCTGGGAAAGATTCACTTAAGACTTCTTAACCAGTCAGATAAGTACGAGCTGGTAGGTTTCCACGATAAAGATATTGAAAACGGAAAAAAAATAGAAGCTGAATTCGGATATAAATACTTTGAAAATTTTGATGATCTTCTTGATCAGATTGATATGCTGGATATTGTAACCCCTACAGTCTATCATTATGATTATGCCCTAAAAGCCATCGAAAAAAAGCTTCATTTTTTTATTGAAAAACCGGTAACTCAAACGCTTGAACAGGCAGAAGAAATTCTTCATAAATGCCAGGAAAACGGTATTAAGGCGCAGGTAGGACATGTAGAAAGATACAATCCTGCTTTTATTGCTACTAAAGAATACATTCAAAACCCGATGTTTATTGAGATCCACAGGCTGGCAGAATTCAATCCGAGAGGAACTGATGTTTCTGTGGTATTGGATTTAATGATCCATGATCTTGATATTTTATTGAGCATGGCGAAATCGAAGGTTAAAAATATTCATGCAAGCGGTGTATGCGTAGTCAGCAAAACCCCGGATATTGCCAATGCAAGAATAGAGTTTGAAAATGGCTGTGTAGCAAATCTTACTACTTCCAGAATTTCAATGAAAGCGATGAGAAAGAGCCGCTTCTTCCAGAAAGATGCTTACATTTCTGTAGATTTCCTTGAGAAAAAAGCAGAAGTGATCCGGATGAAAGATGCACCGGAGCATCCTACTCCTTTTGATATGATTATTGAAAATGCTGATGGAGAAAAAAATCAAATCTTATTTGAATACCCTGATATTCAACCAAATAACGCCATATTAGACGAATTAAATTCTTTTGCAGATGCTATCACTGACGGTAAAAATGTAGAGGTTTCCCTGGCAGACGGAACAGAAGCTTTGAAGGTGGCACTGGAAATCGTAAAACTGATTTCTTAA
- a CDS encoding GDSL-type esterase/lipase family protein produces the protein MKKMIYGLFFGDSITYGEYDGVFGGWVDILKRYALQQFHEGSNELILFNLGIGGETTEGLLKRMPHELAARNSPEGNIIFIGYGANDLVKKNGNYLVTPEQFRKNIMTAVQHARQYSEDIYLVSILPISQKVDHIETPAGKLRTNDEVLTYNQILKDLAAENALSYIDFYAAFVEDKEILLSADGVHPNEKGYGIMAETAISIVEKYL, from the coding sequence ATGAAAAAAATGATTTACGGGCTATTCTTCGGAGACAGTATTACTTACGGAGAATATGACGGAGTATTCGGTGGATGGGTAGATATTCTTAAAAGATATGCTTTGCAGCAGTTTCATGAAGGAAGCAACGAACTGATTCTTTTTAACCTGGGAATAGGTGGTGAAACAACGGAAGGTCTGTTGAAAAGAATGCCCCATGAGCTGGCAGCGCGGAATTCTCCGGAAGGAAATATAATTTTTATCGGGTATGGTGCTAATGATCTGGTTAAAAAGAACGGCAACTACTTGGTAACTCCTGAACAGTTTAGAAAAAACATTATGACAGCAGTTCAGCATGCAAGACAATATTCTGAAGATATTTATCTTGTAAGTATCCTGCCGATCTCCCAAAAAGTCGACCATATAGAAACTCCTGCAGGAAAACTGAGAACGAATGATGAAGTTTTAACTTACAATCAGATCCTTAAAGATTTAGCTGCAGAAAATGCTTTGAGCTATATTGACTTTTATGCTGCATTTGTAGAAGATAAAGAGATTTTACTTTCAGCAGATGGAGTTCACCCCAACGAGAAAGGGTATGGCATAATGGCTGAAACCGCAATTTCAATCGTTGAAAAATATTTATGA
- a CDS encoding META domain-containing protein, translating into MKNLFLSICAAAVLASCGTMSSASASKVGKAQPSLANTKWTLADNVKGKIPTLNIEGEKINGNAGCNNYFGTAKVDPSTGDFSAGQLGSTRMMCSNMSVEQNFMDMVGKANKYVISGTTLELYKDNLLLLKFNKAE; encoded by the coding sequence ATGAAAAATCTTTTTTTAAGTATATGTGCGGCAGCGGTTCTCGCTTCGTGCGGAACAATGTCCAGTGCTTCTGCTTCTAAAGTAGGAAAGGCACAGCCTTCATTGGCTAATACAAAATGGACATTGGCGGATAACGTGAAAGGTAAGATTCCTACCCTGAATATTGAAGGCGAAAAAATCAATGGTAATGCAGGATGCAACAATTATTTTGGAACAGCTAAAGTAGACCCTTCTACAGGTGACTTCTCTGCAGGACAGCTGGGATCTACCAGAATGATGTGCAGTAATATGAGTGTTGAGCAGAACTTTATGGATATGGTAGGTAAAGCTAACAAATATGTAATCTCCGGAACAACCCTGGAATTGTACAAAGACAATCTTCTACTGTTGAAATTCAATAAAGCAGAATAA
- a CDS encoding cellulase family glycosylhydrolase, producing the protein MKRAILLSALLLSQFGTSQLLKTDGQKIINDKGENIQLRGLGLGGWMLQEGYMLKTADFAGPQYKIKEKISELIGEDGMKEFYKAYLKNGITKQDIDFLAKSGFNSIRLPMHYDLYTLPIEKEPVKGQNTWLEEGFKMTDDLLKWCAANKIYLILDLHAAPGGQGNDVNISDNDKTKPSLWESNENQKKTIALWKKLAERYKDEPWIGGYDLINEPNINFTGKNPNGTDEMSNAPLWKLQKEITDAIRETDKKHIIFIEGNGWGNNYNGLIPLWDNNMAFSFHKYWNYNNDETIQSILDLRKKHNIPIWLGETGENSNVWFTELIQLLDKHNIGYAFWPMKKIDNIAGITNVKITPEYEKLLNYWKNGGEKPSKDFATKVLMQIAENYKFNNVEIKNDVIDAMFRQVTDDSTKPFRKHMAPGRMFASEYDLGRMGSAYLDHDFVNLWVSDPKKRSEWNSGQQMRNDGVDIYLCDDSISNHYYVGKTEKGEWLQYTINVKSEKSYTFSIRYSGSNDTNIKLEDASGKQLANVSLPSTEGEQNWKTVSVKNVPFKKGTNKIRLRFEGNGPNLNYFEIQ; encoded by the coding sequence ATGAAAAGAGCCATCCTACTATCCGCTTTATTATTGTCTCAATTTGGGACATCACAATTATTAAAAACTGACGGTCAGAAAATAATTAATGACAAAGGTGAAAACATTCAGCTTCGGGGTCTTGGTCTCGGCGGATGGATGCTTCAGGAAGGTTATATGCTGAAAACGGCTGATTTTGCAGGTCCTCAGTATAAGATCAAGGAAAAGATTTCCGAATTAATTGGTGAAGACGGAATGAAGGAATTCTATAAAGCTTATCTTAAAAACGGCATTACCAAGCAGGATATCGATTTTCTCGCTAAATCAGGATTCAATTCTATAAGGCTGCCTATGCATTATGATCTGTATACTCTTCCCATTGAAAAAGAACCGGTAAAAGGGCAAAATACATGGCTGGAAGAAGGCTTTAAAATGACGGATGACCTGCTGAAATGGTGTGCTGCCAATAAAATATATCTGATTCTGGATCTTCACGCAGCACCGGGAGGACAGGGAAATGATGTCAATATTTCAGACAATGACAAAACAAAACCTTCACTTTGGGAAAGCAATGAAAACCAGAAAAAAACGATTGCGCTATGGAAAAAGCTTGCGGAACGATATAAGGATGAACCATGGATTGGCGGCTACGACCTGATTAACGAACCTAATATTAATTTCACCGGAAAAAATCCGAATGGAACTGATGAAATGTCTAATGCCCCACTCTGGAAACTTCAGAAAGAGATTACAGATGCCATCCGGGAAACAGATAAAAAGCACATTATATTTATTGAAGGAAACGGCTGGGGAAACAACTACAACGGACTGATCCCGCTTTGGGATAACAATATGGCATTCAGCTTCCATAAATACTGGAATTATAATAATGATGAAACAATCCAGTCTATTCTTGATCTCAGAAAGAAGCATAATATCCCAATTTGGCTAGGGGAAACCGGAGAAAACTCGAATGTATGGTTTACAGAACTGATCCAACTTCTGGACAAACATAATATTGGCTACGCGTTCTGGCCAATGAAAAAGATCGATAATATTGCAGGAATCACTAATGTAAAGATTACTCCTGAATATGAAAAACTTCTGAATTATTGGAAAAACGGCGGTGAAAAACCATCTAAAGATTTTGCCACAAAAGTATTGATGCAGATTGCAGAAAACTATAAATTCAACAATGTTGAGATCAAGAATGATGTTATTGATGCCATGTTCAGGCAGGTAACGGATGATTCCACAAAACCATTCAGAAAACACATGGCTCCGGGAAGAATGTTTGCTTCAGAGTACGATTTGGGAAGAATGGGTTCGGCTTATCTGGATCATGATTTTGTCAATCTTTGGGTAAGCGACCCCAAAAAAAGATCTGAATGGAATTCCGGACAGCAGATGAGGAATGACGGTGTGGATATTTACCTCTGTGATGACAGTATCTCCAATCACTATTATGTAGGAAAAACGGAAAAGGGAGAATGGCTTCAATATACGATTAATGTAAAATCTGAGAAAAGCTATACATTCAGTATCCGATATTCAGGCAGCAATGACACCAATATTAAGCTTGAAGATGCTTCAGGAAAACAGCTGGCCAATGTTTCACTACCTTCTACGGAAGGAGAACAAAACTGGAAAACAGTATCCGTTAAAAATGTCCCGTTCAAGAAAGGGACAAATAAAATCAGACTCCGCTTTGAAGGCAACGGTCCGAACCTGAATTATTTTGAAATACAATAA
- the pheT gene encoding phenylalanine--tRNA ligase subunit beta — translation MKISNNWLKDFIKTELKTERIGEFLTDIGLEVEGIEKFESVRGSLEGIVVGKVLTCEKHPNADKLKKTTVDVGNGKILNIVCGAPNVEAGQTVPVAVVGTKIYDKTGNFFEIKEAKIRSEVSQGMICAEDELGLSDDHGGIMVLDETKYEVGKNFADYFELTNDEVLEIGLTPNRTDAMSHYGVARDLHAFLSTNQQKSMFEKVSSETLNNEGSHNFTLEVEDAELCPRYIGAVIEEVKIAESPAWLKDRLKAIGLNPINNIVDITNYILHGYGQPLHAFDADKIADSKVKVGTVKTGTKFTTLDGVERTLNGSEVMIKDGKDNPMCIAGVFGGANSGVSDETKTIFLESAYFNPVAVRKGAKFHGLNTDASFRFERGVDPNITRTAITHAIKLIQEIAGGKLVGDLLEEYPKKIEDNYVIIRFSRIEQILGTKIHREKVKEILKALEIQVLNEIQNGLEISVPAYRADVTREIDVIEEILRIYGYNKIDAPQKISFTPVKLSANDQDELENNWARTLQGIGFNEVMNNSLTSVKDETDAVKLLNPLSGDLAFMRKSLLEGLLQNAVYNINRKNQDIKFFEFGKIYHKKEKYEERKQLALLVTGRDVAENWLQPKSAVSFYNLKAYVKVLLERIGVNYTEVALTDERFSDSLAYEAGGKTLVRIGKVAPVLLKDFDIDQECFYAEIELEMAQELRSKNVLKFKDIPKFNKIRRDLALLIDKNVNYQDLYQTAKKNKSPFIKNINLFDVYEGKNLPEGKKSYAMSFELLNEEKTLEEKEISEVMDSLIKTFQKEYNAELRS, via the coding sequence ATGAAAATATCAAACAACTGGCTGAAAGACTTTATCAAAACGGAACTCAAAACAGAAAGGATCGGAGAATTCCTTACAGATATTGGTCTTGAAGTGGAGGGGATAGAAAAATTTGAAAGCGTAAGAGGCAGCCTGGAAGGTATTGTGGTAGGGAAGGTATTGACCTGCGAAAAACATCCGAATGCAGACAAACTAAAGAAAACAACGGTTGACGTAGGAAACGGAAAAATATTAAATATTGTTTGCGGAGCTCCCAACGTGGAAGCGGGACAGACTGTTCCTGTTGCGGTTGTTGGAACTAAGATCTACGATAAAACAGGAAACTTTTTTGAAATCAAAGAAGCTAAGATCAGAAGCGAGGTCTCCCAGGGAATGATATGTGCGGAAGATGAACTTGGCCTTAGTGATGATCACGGTGGAATTATGGTTCTGGATGAGACAAAATATGAAGTGGGAAAAAACTTTGCAGACTATTTTGAACTGACCAATGATGAAGTTTTGGAGATCGGATTAACGCCGAACAGAACAGATGCCATGTCCCATTACGGAGTGGCAAGGGATCTTCATGCTTTCCTTTCGACCAACCAGCAGAAATCAATGTTTGAGAAAGTTTCTTCTGAAACATTAAACAATGAAGGTTCACACAATTTTACTCTTGAAGTAGAAGATGCTGAACTGTGTCCAAGATACATCGGAGCAGTGATCGAAGAAGTGAAAATAGCTGAATCTCCTGCCTGGTTGAAAGACAGATTAAAAGCAATTGGTTTAAACCCCATCAATAATATTGTAGATATTACCAACTATATCCTTCACGGTTACGGACAGCCTCTTCACGCATTTGATGCAGACAAGATTGCTGACAGCAAAGTAAAAGTAGGAACTGTAAAAACAGGAACCAAGTTTACAACACTTGATGGTGTTGAAAGAACGTTGAACGGTTCCGAGGTTATGATCAAAGACGGAAAAGACAATCCAATGTGTATTGCCGGAGTTTTTGGTGGCGCCAATTCAGGAGTTTCTGATGAGACAAAGACCATATTCTTGGAAAGTGCCTATTTCAATCCGGTAGCGGTAAGAAAAGGAGCTAAATTCCATGGTTTAAATACAGATGCTTCTTTCAGATTTGAAAGAGGAGTAGACCCTAATATTACCAGAACAGCCATTACCCATGCCATCAAACTGATTCAGGAGATTGCCGGAGGAAAATTGGTAGGAGATCTTTTGGAAGAATATCCGAAGAAAATCGAAGACAATTATGTGATCATCAGATTTTCAAGAATTGAACAGATTCTGGGAACAAAAATCCACAGAGAAAAAGTAAAAGAGATCTTAAAAGCTTTGGAAATTCAGGTCTTAAATGAGATCCAGAACGGACTTGAAATTTCTGTACCAGCTTACAGAGCGGATGTAACAAGAGAAATTGATGTTATTGAAGAGATTTTAAGAATTTACGGATACAACAAGATCGATGCACCACAGAAAATCTCATTTACACCGGTAAAATTGAGTGCCAACGACCAGGACGAACTTGAAAACAACTGGGCAAGAACACTTCAGGGCATTGGATTCAACGAAGTCATGAATAACTCGCTGACCTCTGTAAAAGATGAAACCGATGCTGTAAAACTATTGAATCCATTGAGCGGGGATCTTGCTTTTATGAGAAAATCTCTATTGGAAGGTCTTTTGCAGAATGCAGTTTACAACATCAACAGAAAAAATCAGGATATTAAATTCTTTGAATTCGGAAAAATCTACCACAAAAAAGAGAAATACGAAGAAAGAAAGCAGCTTGCCCTTCTTGTTACAGGAAGAGATGTTGCTGAAAACTGGCTGCAGCCGAAATCTGCTGTAAGCTTTTATAATCTTAAAGCCTATGTGAAGGTTCTGTTGGAAAGAATTGGTGTTAATTACACAGAAGTAGCCTTAACTGATGAGAGATTTTCTGACTCTTTAGCATATGAAGCTGGCGGAAAAACTTTAGTAAGAATTGGAAAAGTAGCCCCTGTATTACTAAAAGATTTTGATATTGACCAGGAATGTTTCTACGCAGAGATCGAGCTTGAAATGGCTCAGGAATTACGTTCTAAAAACGTATTGAAGTTTAAAGATATTCCTAAATTTAACAAGATCAGGAGAGATCTTGCCTTGCTGATCGATAAAAATGTAAACTATCAGGATCTGTATCAGACTGCGAAAAAGAACAAATCGCCTTTCATCAAGAATATTAACTTATTCGATGTATATGAAGGGAAAAATCTTCCGGAAGGTAAGAAGTCTTACGCAATGAGTTTTGAACTACTGAATGAAGAGAAAACATTGGAAGAAAAAGAAATTTCTGAAGTAATGGATTCCCTGATTAAAACATTCCAGAAAGAATACAATGCAGAATTAAGATCTTAA
- a CDS encoding diacylglycerol kinase family protein, producing the protein MRKPPVHKSFLNAFHGVFLMMRTERNFQIELVAFFINLFLIFYFKLSAVDTTLVVIASLGVLCAEIFNTAIERICDIIQPDFDKRIGFIKDIAAGAVLLMAIGSVAVGVIVYWKYIFVNG; encoded by the coding sequence ATGCGAAAACCACCTGTCCATAAAAGTTTTCTGAACGCTTTCCATGGTGTTTTCCTGATGATGAGAACGGAAAGAAATTTCCAGATAGAGCTTGTGGCCTTTTTCATTAATCTTTTCCTTATTTTCTATTTTAAGCTGTCAGCAGTTGATACCACATTGGTTGTTATCGCCTCTTTAGGCGTTTTATGTGCAGAAATTTTCAATACAGCAATTGAAAGGATATGTGACATCATTCAGCCTGATTTTGATAAGAGAATCGGATTTATTAAAGACATTGCTGCCGGCGCAGTTCTTCTTATGGCAATCGGATCTGTTGCTGTTGGAGTGATTGTGTATTGGAAATATATTTTTGTAAATGGCTAA
- a CDS encoding WG repeat-containing protein, with protein MKKTLLLISMIPILSFSQKKEVLKYFISKDTLAGVKDQDGKIIVPAQFKIYSDLENGDLVKEETIYFDGSKKGEVKEKNAWGYVYDKKGNFLYRPFFYDNGADYFKEGVRRYVKNGKVGFADRNGKIVIEAKHDFVSYFEYGYALFCDGCDWEKTENEHKGIVGGTWGVMNTKGETVKPIVKSSDRDKEIQGKYYPSPFDYNQKEKTILQFFEKQNKTLSGLYYINVYPKMSDAEKKLLFEIVERPKENFPYYQINTFALGMDLLIADRFTFLVSEDGKEKYAMDYNEKIPYEKWLDNEIKEAEQFQKEHPDHPNKFVK; from the coding sequence ATGAAAAAAACGCTTTTACTCATTTCCATGATCCCCATCCTTTCTTTTTCCCAGAAGAAAGAGGTTTTAAAGTATTTTATTTCAAAAGATACATTGGCTGGAGTAAAAGATCAGGACGGAAAAATTATCGTTCCTGCCCAGTTTAAAATCTATTCCGATCTTGAAAACGGTGATCTTGTAAAAGAAGAAACCATTTATTTTGATGGTTCTAAGAAAGGTGAAGTGAAAGAAAAAAATGCCTGGGGATATGTGTACGACAAAAAAGGAAATTTTCTGTACAGGCCCTTCTTTTATGACAATGGAGCCGATTATTTCAAGGAAGGCGTCAGAAGATATGTGAAAAATGGGAAAGTTGGCTTTGCTGACCGGAATGGGAAAATTGTTATAGAAGCCAAACATGACTTTGTTTCATACTTTGAATATGGTTATGCTTTATTTTGTGATGGCTGCGACTGGGAGAAAACAGAAAATGAGCATAAAGGAATTGTAGGGGGAACCTGGGGTGTTATGAATACCAAAGGAGAAACCGTTAAGCCCATTGTAAAATCATCAGATAGAGATAAAGAAATTCAGGGGAAATACTATCCGAGTCCGTTTGACTACAACCAAAAAGAAAAGACTATTCTTCAGTTTTTTGAAAAGCAGAATAAAACACTTTCAGGTCTTTATTATATTAATGTTTATCCTAAGATGTCTGATGCTGAAAAGAAATTGCTTTTTGAAATTGTGGAAAGACCAAAAGAAAATTTTCCTTATTACCAGATCAACACCTTTGCTCTAGGGATGGATCTGCTGATTGCAGATCGTTTTACATTCCTGGTTTCGGAAGATGGTAAAGAAAAATATGCCATGGATTATAATGAAAAGATTCCTTACGAAAAATGGCTGGATAATGAAATAAAAGAGGCGGAACAGTTCCAGAAAGAGCATCCTGATCATCCTAATAAATTTGTAAAATAA
- the dnaN gene encoding DNA polymerase III subunit beta, with product MKFIISSGELQKALQTVSGVISSSQSRPILENYLFELDGNNVTITASDGETTLVTSLEVKSDDSGKFAVPAKIFQDFIKTYGEQPLTFVVKDNAEGTGSQLEILDEKDNFAVALDNADDYPELPEFDASQSVAMPAGVLSEALTNTLFATSNDSLRPVMTGVLFQFGENETNFVSTDSHRLVVYKRTDLMNAEPMEFIMPKKPLNIFKNILASSNEDVTIDFNENMAKFTFGKHIWICRLIDGKYPNYTAVIPKENPNVLTINRNLLLGAIKRASIMSNKSTNQVRFKLSANILHLHAEDTEYANKADMQIPCDYNGEDINIGFSSKFLTEMLTILGSDDITMKMSQPNRPGIIEPLDGLEESENILMLSMPVIGL from the coding sequence ATGAAATTTATTATTTCAAGTGGTGAACTGCAGAAAGCATTGCAAACTGTAAGTGGCGTAATATCAAGCTCTCAATCGAGACCGATTTTAGAAAACTATCTTTTTGAATTAGACGGAAATAACGTTACCATTACAGCTTCTGATGGCGAGACTACTCTTGTTACTTCTTTGGAGGTAAAGTCTGACGATTCGGGTAAATTTGCCGTTCCTGCTAAAATTTTTCAGGATTTTATCAAGACTTATGGTGAACAGCCTTTAACGTTTGTTGTAAAAGACAACGCGGAAGGAACCGGTAGCCAGCTGGAGATTTTAGATGAAAAAGATAATTTCGCTGTGGCATTGGATAATGCAGACGATTACCCGGAGCTTCCGGAATTTGATGCTTCCCAGAGCGTGGCAATGCCGGCAGGAGTTTTATCTGAAGCGTTGACAAATACTCTTTTTGCAACAAGCAATGATTCTCTTCGCCCGGTAATGACAGGTGTACTGTTCCAGTTTGGAGAAAATGAAACGAATTTTGTTTCTACAGATTCCCACAGACTGGTTGTCTATAAAAGAACAGATCTGATGAATGCCGAGCCTATGGAATTTATCATGCCTAAAAAGCCGTTGAATATTTTCAAAAATATTTTGGCTAGTTCTAACGAAGACGTGACAATCGACTTCAACGAGAATATGGCTAAATTTACCTTTGGAAAGCATATCTGGATCTGCAGACTGATTGATGGGAAATATCCCAACTATACAGCAGTAATTCCAAAGGAAAATCCAAATGTACTGACGATCAACAGAAACCTTCTTCTGGGAGCGATCAAAAGAGCATCGATCATGTCTAACAAATCTACCAATCAGGTAAGATTTAAACTGTCTGCCAACATTCTTCACCTTCATGCAGAAGATACGGAATATGCAAACAAAGCAGACATGCAGATCCCTTGCGATTACAACGGGGAAGATATCAATATCGGTTTCAGCTCTAAGTTTTTAACGGAAATGCTTACCATTTTAGGTTCTGACGATATCACCATGAAAATGTCTCAACCGAATAGACCGGGGATCATTGAACCTCTTGACGGTCTTGAAGAAAGTGAAAATATCCTGATGTTATCAATGCCGGTAATCGGATTGTAA
- a CDS encoding ribonuclease inhibitor, with product MLNSDKNKTIIINGSHFSDLAGFYDEISKVLMKNTDWQVGTLDGFDDILYGGFGVFESQDEVEINWKDSQKSKEDLGFEATRSFYENKIRQGKPFNTELIQHKLDKLISGGGQTLFEILIEILESHKNITLILN from the coding sequence ATGTTGAATTCAGATAAAAATAAAACAATCATAATCAATGGCAGTCATTTTTCAGATCTGGCTGGATTCTATGATGAAATTTCTAAAGTTCTGATGAAAAATACCGACTGGCAAGTGGGAACGCTGGATGGCTTTGATGATATCCTGTACGGAGGTTTCGGAGTGTTTGAAAGCCAGGATGAAGTTGAAATCAACTGGAAAGATTCTCAAAAATCAAAAGAAGATCTTGGTTTTGAAGCCACCCGAAGTTTTTATGAAAATAAAATCAGGCAGGGAAAACCATTTAACACAGAGTTGATACAGCACAAGTTAGATAAGCTGATTTCAGGTGGCGGCCAGACCTTATTTGAAATTTTAATTGAAATTCTCGAATCACACAAAAATATTACCTTAATTTTGAACTAG